In Shouchella patagoniensis, the following are encoded in one genomic region:
- a CDS encoding SDR family NAD(P)-dependent oxidoreductase, with the protein MDIGLQNKTALVTGSTKGIGKAIAIELAKEGVHVLINGRNHEQVEQTVAEMKASFPATSPQNAAADLVDPKQREALFQKFPAIDLLVNNIGIYEIMPYEDINDDVWETYFQTNVLAANALTKFYLSNMLKNKFGRILFIASEEAIMPSGQMPQYGMTKSMLLSLSKSLSKLTKGTEVTVNTIMPGPTLSEKVHQIIDELYPTKNMTFFEKETAFMAANLPQSEIQRFIKPSEIGRLATFVCSPYASAFKGSPIRMDGGMVPTIF; encoded by the coding sequence ATGGATATAGGATTACAAAATAAAACAGCATTGGTTACAGGTTCAACGAAAGGAATTGGGAAAGCAATTGCTATAGAGCTTGCTAAGGAAGGCGTTCATGTACTTATTAACGGACGCAATCATGAACAGGTCGAACAAACCGTTGCGGAAATGAAGGCAAGCTTCCCAGCTACCTCTCCTCAAAATGCAGCAGCTGATCTTGTTGATCCTAAGCAAAGAGAAGCTTTATTTCAAAAGTTCCCCGCTATTGACTTGTTAGTGAACAACATAGGAATCTATGAAATCATGCCATACGAGGACATTAACGACGACGTATGGGAGACCTATTTTCAAACAAATGTGCTTGCGGCAAATGCACTAACAAAATTTTACTTGTCTAACATGCTTAAAAATAAATTTGGTCGCATTCTTTTTATTGCGAGTGAAGAAGCAATCATGCCTTCAGGACAGATGCCTCAATATGGCATGACAAAGTCGATGCTACTATCGTTGTCAAAAAGCTTGTCAAAATTAACAAAAGGTACTGAAGTAACAGTGAATACGATTATGCCGGGACCTACACTCTCTGAGAAGGTGCACCAAATCATCGATGAGCTTTACCCTACTAAAAATATGACTTTTTTCGAAAAAGAAACAGCCTTCATGGCCGCAAACCTGCCTCAATCTGAAATTCAACGATTTATTAAGCCTAGCGAAATCGGTAGACTTGCAACATTTGTATGTAGTCCTTATGCATCCGCATTCAAAGGATCACCAATTCGTATGGATGGTGGGATGGTTCCGACTATTTTTTAG
- a CDS encoding AraC family transcriptional regulator: MKSQPSDRIKMPPGFWLGLHQIGVAAHDVARRVNLSLTIVTEPIVTTAQYFAIWHAYSELIGDMAKGIIELATGFETTKYPPTVLATYHARDYRDALQRMARYKQMCPPENLRMTEKGEHCSLELEWLENEQSCPPILIGITLAFLLELGRRGTGQPLKAQSVQFSQPMGDVKTLESYFGCSIKIGTKSNQLIFSREDLDRPFISYNKELLDILSPALDHSLNEQQRSYSITETVKWIMKRTLTAGRPNIETVAKELGMSERTLQRRLTEEQSSFKHLLTEARHEQARQHLIDPTLDIKEIAFLVGYEDQNSFYRAFRLWEGDTPANWRTSHLGEH, from the coding sequence ATGAAGTCTCAACCATCTGACCGTATTAAAATGCCACCTGGTTTTTGGCTTGGATTACACCAAATCGGAGTGGCAGCTCACGATGTCGCTCGTAGAGTAAACCTGTCGCTTACGATAGTAACAGAACCGATTGTTACAACCGCTCAGTACTTTGCGATTTGGCATGCGTATTCCGAGCTCATTGGAGACATGGCTAAAGGAATAATCGAGCTTGCGACTGGCTTTGAAACAACAAAGTACCCGCCGACGGTACTAGCAACTTACCACGCTAGAGATTACCGTGATGCGCTACAACGGATGGCTCGTTACAAACAAATGTGCCCTCCCGAAAACCTACGAATGACGGAAAAAGGAGAGCATTGTAGCCTCGAGCTAGAATGGCTAGAGAACGAGCAATCTTGCCCACCAATATTAATCGGGATTACATTGGCCTTTTTACTGGAGCTTGGACGCCGGGGCACTGGCCAGCCACTGAAGGCGCAGTCTGTCCAATTCTCACAGCCGATGGGTGATGTCAAAACACTTGAATCTTATTTCGGTTGTTCTATAAAAATTGGCACTAAATCCAATCAATTGATTTTTTCTCGGGAAGATTTGGACCGCCCTTTTATCTCATATAACAAAGAATTACTGGACATTTTATCTCCTGCTCTAGATCACTCGTTAAACGAACAACAGCGCAGTTACTCAATTACCGAGACAGTCAAATGGATTATGAAACGCACTCTTACTGCAGGGCGCCCTAACATTGAGACGGTCGCTAAAGAGTTGGGGATGAGCGAACGCACCTTACAGCGCCGGCTCACTGAAGAACAATCAAGCTTTAAACATCTTTTAACAGAAGCGAGGCACGAGCAGGCACGACAGCATTTAATAGATCCTACACTCGATATAAAAGAAATTGCTTTCTTAGTCGGATATGAAGATCAGAATTCGTTTTATCGCGCGTTCCGCCTGTGGGAAGGAGATACGCCTGCGAATTGGCGCACAAGCCATCTTGGAGAACATTAA
- a CDS encoding GNAT family N-acetyltransferase: protein MNEYELVSDYRHNKVLREQFNELVKVTFGIDFSVWYEKGYWNETYIPYSFIDNGKVIANASVYKMSVVINDLSYDAIQIGTVMTDKLYRNKGLAKRLMDHIIEEYKGSCDFMYLFANESVLDFYPKLGFVRIDESEYRLNVNNSNTQRETSACPRKLSVEDDLAILERFATNRLIGHTLDVKNNKELLMFYFVLVFSEAIYYIEELETIVLMEQDEDILHVYDLISLKEQEMELILSHFCLDSTKSVVLHFTPEKQIVGMDVQVVPADDDALFVIGNAPFLNNRHVKFPLTSHC from the coding sequence ATGAATGAGTATGAGTTGGTCAGTGATTATCGTCACAATAAGGTTTTGAGAGAACAATTTAATGAATTGGTGAAGGTGACGTTTGGGATTGATTTTAGCGTATGGTATGAGAAAGGCTATTGGAACGAAACGTATATCCCGTATTCTTTTATTGATAATGGGAAGGTAATTGCGAATGCATCTGTGTATAAGATGTCTGTTGTCATCAACGATCTTTCCTATGATGCGATTCAAATTGGTACAGTGATGACGGATAAATTATATCGCAACAAGGGATTGGCGAAGCGTTTGATGGATCATATTATAGAAGAATACAAAGGTTCCTGCGATTTTATGTACTTGTTTGCGAATGAATCGGTCTTAGATTTTTACCCGAAACTTGGGTTTGTTCGTATTGATGAAAGTGAGTATCGTTTAAACGTAAACAACAGCAATACGCAACGAGAGACAAGCGCGTGTCCACGAAAATTAAGTGTTGAGGACGACCTGGCAATACTTGAGCGCTTCGCAACAAACCGTTTGATCGGTCATACACTGGACGTGAAAAACAACAAAGAGTTATTGATGTTCTATTTCGTTCTTGTTTTTTCAGAAGCGATCTACTATATAGAAGAGCTAGAAACGATCGTTTTAATGGAACAAGATGAAGACATCTTGCACGTTTACGATTTAATTTCACTGAAAGAACAGGAGATGGAATTGATTTTAAGCCATTTCTGTTTAGATTCAACGAAAAGTGTCGTTTTGCATTTTACCCCTGAAAAGCAGATAGTAGGAATGGACGTTCAAGTTGTGCCAGCTGATGACGATGCCTTATTTGTTATAGGGAACGCACCATTTTTAAACAACAGGCATGTGAAATTTCCGCTAACCTCTCATTGCTAA
- a CDS encoding PH domain-containing protein: MTFRSKVDRSLLLVSFSTPWLIMFPAFFLFSEATFIMLVSFILAVCFMWWYIQSITFVFDKEYLLIKSGPVKKKILYQNITRVTPTTEKYTGFRISTSDKGLELSLKLEAVNSMKILPRNKHAFITELRKRCPHAVISENQEFE; this comes from the coding sequence ATGACTTTTCGTTCAAAAGTAGATCGTTCTTTATTACTCGTTAGCTTTTCTACACCTTGGTTAATAATGTTTCCAGCTTTTTTTCTTTTTAGTGAAGCAACATTCATTATGTTGGTTTCTTTTATTCTCGCTGTTTGCTTTATGTGGTGGTATATCCAATCGATTACGTTTGTTTTTGATAAAGAGTATTTACTCATTAAAAGTGGGCCGGTTAAAAAGAAAATTCTGTATCAAAACATAACAAGGGTTACTCCCACAACAGAAAAGTATACTGGATTTCGAATTTCAACGTCTGATAAGGGACTAGAATTAAGTTTGAAATTAGAGGCTGTCAATAGTATGAAGATTTTACCGAGGAATAAACATGCGTTTATTACTGAATTAAGAAAACGATGTCCGCATGCAGTCATTTCGGAGAATCAAGAATTTGAGTGA
- a CDS encoding DUF1801 domain-containing protein, translating into MYKPKTKETDNSVIEFIESVDHPKKREDAYTLLDIFTETTGFEAKMWGPSIIGFGHYHYTYSSGHEGDAPLVGFSPRKAKISLYFATGDTERAHLLANFGKHTTGKSCVYINKVADIDIDVLKAFIKQSVTFLQETYPNP; encoded by the coding sequence ATGTACAAACCAAAAACCAAAGAAACAGACAACAGCGTCATTGAGTTTATTGAAAGTGTCGATCACCCTAAAAAACGGGAAGATGCATATACATTACTAGACATTTTTACTGAAACAACAGGTTTTGAAGCCAAAATGTGGGGACCCAGTATCATCGGGTTTGGTCACTATCATTACACGTATTCCTCTGGTCACGAAGGCGACGCACCCTTAGTCGGCTTCTCGCCTCGCAAAGCGAAAATCAGTTTATATTTTGCAACTGGTGATACGGAGCGAGCGCATTTATTAGCGAACTTCGGAAAACATACAACCGGTAAATCATGTGTGTACATTAATAAAGTGGCTGACATTGACATCGACGTATTAAAAGCATTCATTAAGCAGTCTGTCACCTTTTTACAAGAAACGTATCCAAATCCATAA
- a CDS encoding DUF4256 domain-containing protein, whose translation MSNKKELLLEQREEVLGVLKKRFDKHMNRHEDLDWAAIEAKLESNPEKLWSLKEMERTGGEPDVVGFDTETNEYIFIDCAPESPKGRRSTCYDLEGLESRKNHKPENNAIDMATDMGIELVTEAQYRSLQEHGPFDLKTSSWVQTPSTIRELGGALFGDYRFGQVFIYHNGASSYYAARGFRGVLKV comes from the coding sequence ATGAGCAATAAGAAAGAATTGTTACTGGAGCAGCGTGAAGAAGTACTAGGCGTATTAAAAAAACGGTTTGACAAACATATGAACAGACATGAAGATCTTGACTGGGCTGCCATTGAAGCAAAATTAGAAAGCAATCCCGAAAAGTTATGGTCTTTAAAGGAAATGGAACGAACGGGCGGCGAACCCGACGTTGTTGGGTTTGATACCGAAACAAACGAGTACATCTTTATTGATTGTGCACCAGAAAGTCCTAAAGGACGGAGAAGCACTTGTTACGACCTTGAGGGATTGGAATCAAGGAAAAACCATAAACCTGAAAACAACGCAATTGATATGGCGACAGACATGGGCATTGAATTAGTAACGGAAGCTCAATACCGTTCGTTGCAAGAACATGGTCCATTTGATCTAAAAACATCTAGTTGGGTTCAAACACCTTCTACTATTAGAGAACTTGGTGGCGCTCTTTTTGGTGATTACCGCTTTGGACAAGTGTTCATTTACCACAATGGGGCCTCCTCTTATTACGCGGCCAGAGGGTTTCGTGGCGTGTTAAAGGTTTAG
- a CDS encoding helix-turn-helix transcriptional regulator, with the protein MRAERFIAIISLLQNRGRITTDALAKELDVSPRTILRDMDALSVAGIPIYSVRGKHGGWSLLDDFKTNLTALKPDDLHSLLAFPSEKLLNDLGINKGMIDVREKLLSSMPTSHRVETKTIWERIYIDTGTWREGEAETTYLEVVQKAVFENRKLEIVYKKADGREDIREIEPLGLVAKTNQWYVIAKRDNQFRTYRVSRITAATILDDEFKRPPHFHLIDHWEKSKAAFISRLPEYVVTLETTKALLKRITFTSKFVHALHVKPHPKKEWTFIELTFNDKQEALEFCLGFGNQLKVISPTDLRAEVVRSAQEVVTMYQEIAKIGD; encoded by the coding sequence ATGCGTGCAGAACGATTTATTGCAATTATATCCCTCTTACAAAACAGAGGTAGAATAACGACAGACGCATTAGCCAAGGAGCTTGATGTTTCTCCACGGACGATACTCCGAGATATGGATGCGTTAAGTGTAGCTGGAATACCGATCTACTCCGTTCGGGGCAAACATGGAGGCTGGTCCCTTTTAGATGACTTTAAAACCAATTTAACGGCCTTAAAACCTGACGATCTTCATTCCTTATTAGCGTTTCCATCTGAAAAACTCTTAAACGATTTAGGGATTAATAAGGGAATGATTGATGTTCGAGAAAAGCTACTTTCTTCTATGCCAACAAGTCATCGTGTTGAGACAAAAACGATTTGGGAACGCATTTATATTGATACAGGTACATGGAGAGAGGGGGAAGCAGAGACAACGTACTTAGAAGTGGTCCAAAAAGCAGTTTTTGAAAATCGAAAACTCGAGATCGTTTACAAGAAAGCAGACGGACGAGAAGATATAAGAGAAATTGAACCTTTAGGTTTAGTCGCTAAAACAAACCAATGGTATGTCATCGCAAAAAGAGACAACCAATTTCGTACATACCGCGTATCACGAATAACCGCCGCCACTATTTTAGATGATGAATTTAAAAGACCTCCTCATTTTCATTTAATCGATCACTGGGAAAAGTCGAAAGCGGCGTTTATTAGTCGTTTGCCAGAGTATGTTGTAACACTTGAAACCACAAAGGCCCTATTAAAGCGGATCACATTCACATCAAAATTTGTTCACGCCCTCCATGTTAAACCCCACCCTAAAAAAGAGTGGACTTTTATTGAGTTAACGTTTAATGACAAACAAGAGGCGCTTGAATTTTGTTTAGGATTTGGCAATCAACTAAAAGTGATTTCTCCAACCGATTTGAGAGCAGAAGTGGTTCGTTCAGCCCAAGAAGTGGTTACTATGTACCAAGAGATAGCTAAAATTGGAGACTGA
- a CDS encoding dihydrofolate reductase family protein, translated as MSEKRNVVLFIATSLDGYIATEEEQLDWLFEVEGEGDNGFSAFYETIDTVLMGRKTYDWINNADNMDEFLYKDKRSVVFTRSTLEDNDHTHFINQNIEGFVKQIKQEKGKKIWLVGGGQLVSTFLENNLLDEVIVTVAPKIIGKGIPLFPEGTYKQNLSLEGVQTFNQFVELRYKVDKK; from the coding sequence ATGAGTGAGAAAAGAAATGTGGTTTTATTTATTGCAACGAGTTTGGATGGGTATATTGCGACAGAAGAAGAACAATTAGATTGGTTGTTTGAAGTTGAGGGAGAAGGAGATAATGGCTTTTCTGCCTTTTACGAAACGATCGATACCGTTTTGATGGGAAGAAAGACGTATGATTGGATAAACAACGCAGACAATATGGATGAATTTCTATATAAGGATAAGAGAAGCGTTGTTTTCACACGATCGACATTGGAAGATAATGACCATACACACTTTATCAATCAGAATATAGAAGGTTTTGTGAAACAAATAAAACAGGAAAAAGGGAAGAAAATCTGGTTAGTCGGTGGCGGTCAACTCGTTTCTACCTTTTTGGAGAACAATTTACTTGATGAGGTCATTGTCACGGTTGCACCAAAAATCATTGGGAAGGGGATTCCACTCTTTCCTGAAGGGACGTATAAACAAAACCTTTCGTTAGAAGGTGTGCAAACGTTTAATCAGTTTGTTGAGTTGCGTTATAAGGTCGATAAGAAATAG
- a CDS encoding nucleoside deaminase has product MITATDKEYLKRAVGLAKKALEAGDEPFGSVLVSNDGDVLYEDHNHVSSGDQTQHPEFAIARWAALYLKNEERSQATVYTSGEHCPMCASAHAFVGLGRIVYASSSKQLRQWKQEWGVQAGNVKGLAIQDVVHQIEVDGPDEELSEQVRLLHEQKHKSK; this is encoded by the coding sequence ATGATTACAGCTACAGATAAAGAATACCTCAAACGAGCTGTTGGGCTAGCAAAAAAAGCGTTAGAAGCAGGCGATGAACCCTTTGGTTCTGTGCTCGTTTCAAACGATGGCGACGTCTTATATGAAGATCATAATCATGTATCAAGTGGAGATCAGACCCAGCATCCAGAGTTCGCCATTGCGAGATGGGCAGCGTTGTATTTAAAAAACGAGGAACGCTCCCAGGCGACGGTTTATACGTCTGGAGAGCATTGCCCGATGTGTGCATCGGCACATGCATTCGTAGGGCTTGGACGAATCGTCTATGCCAGTTCGTCTAAGCAGCTTAGGCAATGGAAACAAGAGTGGGGTGTTCAAGCAGGAAACGTAAAAGGATTAGCCATTCAAGACGTCGTACATCAGATTGAAGTAGATGGACCTGACGAAGAACTTTCAGAGCAAGTCCGACTTTTGCATGAACAAAAACATAAGAGTAAATAA
- a CDS encoding cation diffusion facilitator family transporter: MEERYSELREGERGAVVSLVSYIILAILKLTIGIYAGSVALRADGFNNVTDIIVSIAVLIGLRVSQKPPDKNHPYGHWKAETVAALIASFIIMVVGIQVLIDAFGSFISGSAEAPAPIAAWVGGVGFVVMFGVYLYNRRLAKRIKSQAIDSVAKDNLSDALVSAGATIGIIGAQFGMPWLDPILAVVVGFIICHTAWGIFRSSSLSLTDGISKKEIDQLKETIYQVEEVTAVKNVKARYYGSSLIVDLVIELNKSLTLEEVHDITDLVEERVKTEHRAIDVHVHAEPGH; this comes from the coding sequence GTGGAAGAAAGATATAGTGAACTTAGAGAAGGTGAGCGTGGAGCTGTTGTCAGCTTAGTTTCGTACATCATCCTTGCCATATTAAAATTAACCATTGGTATCTATGCTGGATCAGTCGCTTTGCGCGCTGACGGTTTTAATAATGTTACAGATATTATCGTATCCATTGCTGTTTTAATTGGGTTACGTGTTTCTCAAAAGCCACCAGATAAAAATCATCCCTACGGTCACTGGAAAGCAGAAACAGTGGCCGCTCTTATTGCGTCCTTCATCATTATGGTTGTCGGGATTCAAGTATTAATTGATGCTTTTGGCTCCTTTATCTCTGGGAGTGCCGAAGCGCCAGCCCCAATTGCTGCATGGGTTGGGGGGGTTGGTTTTGTGGTCATGTTCGGTGTTTATCTATACAACCGTCGACTCGCCAAACGAATTAAAAGCCAAGCGATCGATTCTGTCGCAAAAGATAACTTATCGGATGCATTAGTCAGTGCCGGCGCGACGATCGGAATTATCGGCGCACAATTTGGCATGCCTTGGCTTGATCCAATTTTGGCCGTTGTAGTCGGTTTTATTATCTGTCACACAGCCTGGGGGATTTTTAGAAGTTCTTCTTTATCCTTAACAGATGGCATCTCGAAAAAAGAGATTGATCAATTAAAAGAAACGATCTATCAAGTGGAAGAAGTCACCGCTGTCAAAAATGTAAAGGCCAGGTATTATGGCAGTAGTTTAATCGTTGATCTAGTAATTGAATTAAACAAATCTCTCACTCTAGAAGAAGTACACGATATTACCGACTTGGTTGAAGAACGTGTGAAAACGGAGCACCGAGCGATTGACGTTCACGTCCATGCAGAACCTGGTCATTAA
- a CDS encoding GNAT family N-acetyltransferase: MLHVEIRRPVVEDRVQVNEFFKTVVTDTFTKEGIGDKLNEMKNEIETKGTYLESDFASNGEKRYFLIAYYGDTIIGSIEYGPVSDLIKKWTTDADKNPIEIGTVFVHPNFQKKGVGNLLLQAVYATLQKNGITEFYLDSGYHRAQSIWIKKFSDPHFVLKDYWGTGHDHMIWRIQLNDCITD; the protein is encoded by the coding sequence ATGCTACACGTAGAGATTCGAAGACCAGTAGTAGAGGACCGTGTACAGGTAAACGAATTTTTTAAAACAGTGGTCACGGATACGTTTACGAAAGAAGGGATAGGCGACAAATTAAATGAGATGAAGAATGAAATCGAAACGAAGGGAACCTATTTAGAAAGTGATTTTGCAAGCAATGGTGAAAAAAGATATTTTTTGATTGCTTATTATGGTGACACGATTATAGGCTCTATTGAATATGGCCCAGTAAGTGATCTCATCAAAAAATGGACAACCGATGCTGACAAGAATCCAATCGAAATAGGTACCGTATTTGTGCACCCTAACTTTCAAAAGAAAGGCGTAGGCAATTTATTGCTCCAAGCGGTTTATGCTACGTTACAAAAAAATGGGATCACCGAATTCTATTTAGATAGTGGCTATCATCGCGCGCAAAGCATATGGATTAAGAAATTTAGCGACCCTCATTTTGTGCTGAAAGACTATTGGGGTACTGGGCATGATCATATGATTTGGCGCATACAGCTTAATGATTGTATCACAGACTAA
- a CDS encoding GNAT family N-acetyltransferase: MIHQLDPRDFGKVSKLIKHTNHELSIAAVITGNTPGEIYVDHVEEPSSTLIMTPECNVVAGDSNNKKFNEGVKKLLDFYDPITCDTSDWEEKINDIHCNRALKKYKRRYYQFEELRFENYVASLDNQYTLEYVQVDTLDDIQYENSEKIKEWFVFKNRNEVKDYCLGAYIRQGNKIVCWCLVDCIVGDQIEIGIHTHKDFRRRGLGSIALAATVDSSMLNGVKEIGWHCVDTNVGSYTIAEKIGFKKGKEYLSFSPYPPIENVTDLTHEQWSEWAIHYEQMNKIEPKYYRQAARCWGLSNNMERSMLTINDLVALEPSVPVNDLLNYNEFASFQDKAEWKAFAKKIRSS, encoded by the coding sequence TTGATTCATCAATTAGACCCACGTGATTTTGGTAAAGTGTCAAAGTTGATTAAGCATACAAATCATGAGTTATCGATTGCTGCCGTTATTACAGGAAATACCCCAGGTGAGATTTATGTTGATCATGTTGAAGAACCGTCTTCAACGTTGATCATGACACCCGAATGTAATGTTGTTGCGGGTGATTCAAACAATAAGAAGTTTAATGAAGGAGTAAAAAAACTATTAGACTTCTATGATCCAATTACATGTGATACGAGCGATTGGGAAGAGAAAATCAATGACATTCATTGTAATCGAGCGCTTAAGAAATATAAGCGGAGATACTATCAGTTTGAGGAACTTCGCTTTGAGAACTATGTCGCATCTTTGGATAACCAATACACGTTGGAATACGTACAGGTCGATACGTTAGATGACATTCAGTATGAAAATAGTGAAAAAATAAAAGAATGGTTTGTTTTCAAAAACAGGAACGAAGTGAAAGATTACTGCTTAGGAGCGTATATAAGACAAGGCAATAAAATTGTTTGCTGGTGTCTAGTCGATTGTATCGTTGGGGATCAAATCGAAATAGGCATACACACGCACAAAGATTTTAGGAGAAGAGGATTAGGTTCGATTGCTCTAGCTGCGACTGTCGATTCGAGTATGTTAAATGGAGTGAAGGAAATTGGCTGGCATTGTGTTGATACAAATGTCGGTTCTTATACAATAGCTGAGAAAATAGGATTCAAAAAAGGAAAAGAATATCTTTCATTCTCCCCATACCCACCAATTGAAAATGTCACTGACTTAACACATGAACAATGGAGTGAATGGGCCATACACTACGAACAAATGAATAAAATTGAACCAAAATATTATAGGCAAGCTGCGAGATGTTGGGGGTTATCAAACAACATGGAAAGGTCCATGCTCACCATTAACGATCTTGTTGCACTGGAACCGAGCGTTCCTGTGAACGATCTTCTAAACTATAACGAATTTGCTTCGTTTCAAGATAAGGCAGAATGGAAAGCGTTCGCCAAAAAGATACGTTCTTCCTAA
- the chrA gene encoding chromate efflux transporter → MNNIKNLIEIFIVSTRLGLTSFGGPVAHLGYFHAEYVQKRKWMNERGYADLVALSQFLPGPASSQVGIGIGVMRGGILGGIVSFIGFTMPSVLALILFAYVAQQVGVADSGIIQGLKIVAVAIVAHAILGMAKNLTPDLARKTIALFALVATLLIPHFASQIGVILVAGVLGFILFGNHKDHEAEPIKMPISKRVGTLFLTLFVALLIGLPILSSFSSSTWVDIIDRFYRAGSFVFGGGHVVLPLLEREFVPTGLISAESFLAGYGAAQAVPGPLFTFASYIGADIGGWVGGVVATIAIFLPAILLIIGVFPFWHSLRKKRKINGAFLAVNAAVVGLLISAFYQPIWTSAILSPYDFSLAAILFFMLVYLKLPPWSIVLVGALGGVFIHSL, encoded by the coding sequence ATGAACAACATTAAGAATTTAATAGAAATCTTCATTGTCTCTACTCGGTTAGGACTTACTTCTTTTGGTGGACCAGTGGCTCACTTAGGTTATTTCCATGCAGAATATGTTCAAAAGAGAAAGTGGATGAATGAAAGGGGTTATGCGGATTTAGTTGCGTTAAGTCAGTTTTTACCGGGGCCTGCGAGTAGCCAAGTTGGAATTGGGATTGGTGTTATGCGAGGCGGCATTTTAGGAGGGATTGTTTCATTTATTGGGTTTACCATGCCTTCTGTCCTTGCTTTAATTCTGTTTGCGTATGTAGCTCAACAAGTTGGTGTGGCAGATTCCGGTATCATTCAAGGGTTAAAAATCGTTGCTGTTGCGATTGTTGCACATGCGATTCTTGGTATGGCAAAAAACTTGACACCCGATCTTGCAAGAAAAACAATCGCTTTATTTGCATTAGTCGCCACATTGCTTATCCCTCATTTCGCATCACAAATAGGGGTCATACTAGTGGCGGGCGTGCTGGGTTTTATCCTTTTTGGAAATCATAAAGATCATGAAGCCGAACCGATAAAAATGCCTATCTCAAAAAGAGTTGGCACTCTGTTTCTAACGCTTTTTGTTGCTTTATTAATTGGTCTGCCCATTTTAAGTAGTTTCAGTTCATCTACATGGGTTGACATCATTGATCGCTTTTATCGAGCTGGCTCATTTGTGTTTGGTGGTGGCCATGTTGTCCTCCCTTTATTGGAGCGAGAGTTTGTTCCTACTGGTTTGATCAGTGCAGAGTCATTTTTAGCTGGCTACGGCGCGGCTCAAGCGGTACCAGGACCATTATTCACTTTTGCTTCCTATATCGGAGCCGATATCGGCGGTTGGGTTGGCGGTGTCGTTGCGACCATCGCGATTTTCTTACCAGCAATCCTTCTGATCATTGGGGTTTTCCCATTTTGGCATTCCTTACGAAAGAAAAGGAAAATAAATGGTGCGTTTCTAGCCGTAAATGCTGCGGTCGTTGGCCTATTAATCTCCGCATTTTATCAACCGATTTGGACCAGTGCAATCCTTTCTCCATACGATTTTTCTTTAGCAGCAATTTTGTTTTTTATGTTGGTTTATTTAAAACTGCCTCCTTGGAGCATTGTACTCGTTGGTGCGTTAGGGGGAGTATTCATTCACTCGTTATAA
- a CDS encoding helix-turn-helix transcriptional regulator, with translation MKVRRYYHDPNQLMIDLRKEKGLTQQELANRLSVSQTMVAEVEAGRKQFTEEKQAFTAFILGATAKELFPERIDRRRAHFKKKYQNN, from the coding sequence ATGAAAGTAAGACGATACTACCATGATCCGAATCAACTAATGATTGATTTAAGGAAAGAAAAAGGGTTGACCCAACAAGAACTGGCAAACAGATTGAGTGTTAGCCAAACAATGGTTGCGGAAGTTGAAGCGGGCAGGAAACAATTCACCGAAGAAAAGCAAGCATTCACAGCCTTTATCTTAGGCGCCACAGCAAAAGAGTTGTTCCCAGAAAGAATCGATCGCAGAAGAGCACACTTCAAGAAAAAATATCAAAATAATTAG